The genome window TAAAGCTTCTTATCCTGTAATTTTTCTAATGAGTTGCTTACTTTTCTTACCGTAGTTTCAAACAACTGCACCAAAAAGTTGTTTCATGCGTCCTCCAGGAGCTATTCTTAGTCCTGGCGAAAGCATTATAGCAACTGGTAATGGTTTTTGTATGACTTTTTGCAATTTCATCGAATGCCTTTTATATTATGGAGTTGGAACCATTATTATCTTTCTATTCAAGTGGTTTCttaattttgcttttcaagcaagtttttcttaattttggtTTGTGATGACAGTATTCAAGTTTGTGGAGGTTCCGGAGAACAATGAAAAATTGGTGGATCAAAAGAGCAGGGTTAAATTTAAAATCATGAGCCTGAAGGTGAAAGGAGCAATGGACTATGTACCCGAGCTGGTGAGTTGCATGCATCATTTAAAAACTATCTTGAGTTTTAGTGTTAATTTGTAAACTAAATTGATAACCATGTTCagaaatatttgattttgttctcTTAGGTGTGCTTATTTATAGGCCTGAACATCTCTATAACTGAGCTATTTAGATTTTTCGTGTATGTTTAATCTTAGTTCTTTTTTAAGATGGTACATTTAGTATATAATACTGATTGCAGGTAGTAAGTGACACTATGaagttttgtatttgaataaaaaaccGGGCATTGCTGTAGTTGTCCTGGAGTAGATGTCAAATGAATTATGGCTATACGCagcaattttgttttattgaaGTCATAATCTCCCTGCCGCGGTGATACTTTTCTTGAGGTGACTATTAAAGTGTTCGGACTTAATGGAATATTAACTCTTTTAATTAAAAGCTGATTGAGTGTAGTTAATGGCAGTCTTCGTTCTGACGAAGTTGTAGCCATGTCTTCAGAAACGGTATAaagcttcattttttaatacatTTGAATTATCTTAGCTGTTGATTGCATAGTTTCTTCACAATATATAAGTTGATATGAGTTGGCAGTCATGCTGAAAAGTGAAAAGCTTGTGTCTGCTGTTTGCATTTATGGTATgcaataaaattcaaatttgttttgaattttttgaatgGTCTAAACTGAGCATGTGTCTGCTGTTATGGTACTCCTGCTGCGGAGGATACATGTTTCAAGAGAttataacttttttgtttctttaaggCTATGGAAAAACTGAAGTGCCAGTCATGTGGAAcattcttttgaaaaaaatttctggCACTAACCTTAGAAATTCTTTATTGTCAACAgtttgatgagctgaaggaccAAGTGGCAATAGAGCAGATCCTACGGGTTGTCTTTTTAGATCCAGAGCGTTCTACCCCGGTAAGTGTGGTTGATGTGCCCTTAACTTGATGtcaatatttgtatttgtaaaGTGTATATCATGAACCTGCTTAGGCACGTGTTCACTGTTCACATTTATGATAGTGATACTGAAAGGGATACCTGTTTTAAGAGATAAACCGTTTTTTGCTTCTTCAAGGCTATGGAAAAACTGAAGCGTCAATTGGCCGATGCTGATGCTGCGCTTGAGGAACGCAAGAAACCTCCAGAAGATGCTGGTCCGAAGATTATTGGAGAAGGGCTCGTGATAGATGAATGGGTGAGTACTTTGTTCTGTTGTGACGCGAAAGTTGGTTGTGAAATGAATTTCCCCTTATTACATGCTTCATCCATTTTTATCGTTTCTTTCTGTCTTGTTTAGAAGGAGAGGAGGGAAAGATATCTTGCTAGGCAGCAAGTGGAAGGGGTGGACTCGGCATGACCTGGTGCTTCATTTGTTTTGTAAGGTTTTCGCTGATTGAGTGGAAAAATCAATAGTCCACTCTGGTCTATCATTTGTAACCCTCTTTTATCTTTTCCCGCAGATGTTGTATTCAAAAAAATGACGAGGAGAGTCCAATATACTTTgatgtaaaaaaagaaaacaatttgaagTGGAGAGTCTCTTGTAATGTGGGAGTACTCTGAACTTAGCTAGTAGTCACATCTCTCTGTAGATAATGCGATTTTGTGTTGATTTCGTCTCTTTCGAGAATAAATCTGGTGTTTCGAATGATGTGGAAGTGTACAAGTTAAGTTGAGCATCTATTAACATTACCATACTTTTAGGCAAATGTTGTCCAGTTACGATATATGCAGG of Prunus dulcis chromosome 4, ALMONDv2, whole genome shotgun sequence contains these proteins:
- the LOC117624918 gene encoding vesicle-associated protein 4-2 isoform X1, with amino-acid sequence MTIADQKSSSDGKVWGFFKRPFRPSGNTTVTTSSTSSSHNAPQHGNGPQGDGSNPSATNSVSSVARSLLPTRRRLKLDPHNKLYFPCEPGKQVRSAIRIKNTSKSYVAFKFQTTAPKSCFMRPPGAILSPGESIIATVFKFVEVPENNEKLVDQKSRVKFKIMSLKVKGAMDYVPELFDELKDQVAIEQILRVVFLDPERSTPAMEKLKRQLADADAALEERKKPPEDAGPKIIGEGLVIDEWKERRERYLARQQVEGVDSA
- the LOC117624918 gene encoding vesicle-associated protein 4-2 isoform X2, with product MTIADQKSSSDGKVWGFFKRPFRPSGNTTVTTSSTSSSHNAPQHGNGPQGDGSNPSATNSVSSVARSLLPTRRRLKLDPHNKLYFPLFKFVEVPENNEKLVDQKSRVKFKIMSLKVKGAMDYVPELFDELKDQVAIEQILRVVFLDPERSTPAMEKLKRQLADADAALEERKKPPEDAGPKIIGEGLVIDEWKERRERYLARQQVEGVDSA